In the Flavobacteriales bacterium genome, TTCACCAGGGACAGTTCACCTGCACCGATGGCGGTCTCCAGTTCGAGCGAGGTGGGGGCGATGAACTCGCCCAGCCGGGTGCCGGGAGTAACAATGGTGCCGGGTTCCACACCGGCCGCAGCCACAACCCCATCGAAGGCGGCGGGGATGGCATACTTGCCGAGGCGCTCGTACAACGCCCGGATGCTGTAATACTGATCGAGCACGCCACGACCTGCCAGGTAGTTGCGCTCCTGCTCACTCTCCAACTTGGGGAGCTCGGGCAGCACGCCATCCACCGGAACGCTCTTCAGATAGTCCTCCCACTTGACGGCCTGCCCGGGCAGGTCGATGCGGAGGTCGGGCACCAGCTGCACCAGCGTGCGCAGGAAGGCGCTCTGCTGCGCGTTGATCTGGGCTCGCACCTCCCCATCATCGATGCGGAAGAGCACCTCGCCCCGGGTGAAGGTCATGCCTTCACGGAAGGCCTTGCCGGTGCGCTGGAGCGTGCCGCCGACCTCGGCGGTGATGAGCATGCGGTCCATGGCCCGCAGGCGACCGGTGATGGGAATGCTGAGCCGCACCGGACCGTTCTCCGCAGTAAGGGTGCGCACGGCGCGGGTCTGTGCGGGCGGCTCGGTGCGTGGCGGCGACGTGCGGCTCTCCTTCAACTTGTTGCACGTGCCCACGCCCCCCACGATGAGGAGGAGGCCGAGCACGATGGTGAGCCTACGCTTGAGAAGGTCGTTCATGCGCGGATGGATCGGATGATGAATTCGGGGACGGTCCTGCGGCGCCTGAGGATCATGCGCCGGAAGGCCTCGTCGTTCATGCCATGAAGGTGCGTGAGCATGGGCCGCGCGATGAAGGGGTGGGCGCATAACGCCATGATGTTCACCAGCAGTTCGCGGGGATCGATGTCGATGATGGCGCCTCGCTCCCGGGCCTGCTCGAAGAGCTTGAGGTAGTGCGCGCGCCCGGCCTTGCCCCGGTCGATGAACTCGAGCAGGTGCTGCGGATCGCGGTTGAGCTCGGTGATGAGGAACTGCGGCAACAGGGGCTCCTCGAGCATGCGGTCCAGGTAGGTGGACACGAACTGCTCGATGCCCTCGAACAGGTCGTTGCTCCTTTCCAGCACCTGCCAGATGCAGGTGAACTGCCGCTCGGCGCTGCCCTTGAACACCCCTTCGAACAGGCGTTGCTTGTCGCGGTAATAGTAGTGCAGCAGCGCCTTGTTGATGCCGGCCTCGTCGGCCACCTCCTGCATGCGCGCGCCGGCCATGCCCTTGCGCGTGAACACGCGGCGGGCCGCTTCCAGGATGCGCTCCTGGGCACCTTGTTCCCTGGCGGTACCGGACATGCGGCCGCAATATTAACCAATTGGTTAAACCGCATGGTGAATCCGGTTCACCGCACCTCCTCCCACCACCGCTCGCTCGAGACAGGCCCCAGCGTGCTGACGATCCGCCCGATCCGGGGGGTGAACAGAGGCAGACGCATTTCCCCCGCAGTTCCCGTGATGCGTTGGATGGACTCCTTCCACGGGTGCAGACCGAGCGCGAACTGCGCCCAGTGGATCGGCATGAGCACATCCGCGTTCATGTCCCTGGCAGCCTGTGCGGTCTGCTCGGGGAACATGTGGATCTGCGGCCAGTATTCACTGTACGCCCCGCATTCCAGCATGGCGAGGTCGAAGCGGCCGAAGCGGTCACCAAGCTCCTTGAAGGTCTTGGAGTACCCTGAATCGGCACCGAAGTAGATACGCTTGGACCCCTCCAGCACGAACGAACCCCAAAGGGTGCTGAACCGGTTGGTGAGCCCGCGGCCGGTGAAGTGGCGTGTGGGGGCGAACGTGAGCTTCACAGGCCCGACGACGACCTCCTCCCACCAGGCCAGCTCCGTGATCGAGGCCGCCTTCACACCCCACCGCTCCAGATGGGCGCCCACACCCAGTGCGGTGATGGTCCGGCCCACCTTGTCCTTGGCGACAAGCTGGGTGATGGTCTCGTGGCAGAGATGATCGTAGTGATCGTGCGAGAGCAGCAGCACATCGATCGGCGGCAGCTGGTCGACGGTGACCCGCTCCGTGTACGGGAAGCGCTTCGGGCCGGCGAACGTGAAGGTGCTGGCCCGCTCGCCGAAGACGGGATCCGTGAGGAAGGTGATCCCGTTCAGCTTGATGAGCACGCACGAATGCCCGAGCCAGCAGACCGCGACCTCATCGGCCGGCACCTTATCCCAAGCTCCACGATCGAAGGCCACGGTGGGCAGTGCTGCCATGGGTTCGCGGCCGTCAGCGCCCTTCAGCATGGTCCACATCACCTTCAGCATCACGGTGAAGGGCATGTTCATGTCGGTGGGTTCCAGGTTGTGGAGCTTGCCCTCACGATAGTTCGGCAGGGACCTGATCCGTTCGAGGCGTTCGCCCGCGGGGTCGCCACCGATGCGATCGGCGGTGCGGAAATAGAGCAGGACGGCCAGCACCACGGCCAGCGGAAGTGCGACAGCGGGGATCCACATGCAACGCAAAGGTCCGTCAGTGAGCTAGCTTTCGCTCATGCGCATGCGTTCACTGCTGGTCACCGCCCTGCTGCACGCCGGACCATCCGGCGCCCAGGGCTGGGTGCAGCTGCCCGACCTGCCCGCCGTGGCCCGGGATGATGCATCGGCCTTTGCGGCGGACAGTGCGGTGTTCGTCGGCACGGGCATGGACGTGGGGTTCCAGCTGACGAACGACTGGCACCGGTGGGACCCGGCCACGGCCACCTGGAGCACGATCGCACCGATGCCCGCCACGCCGCGGCAGTACGGTACGGGCTTCAGCGTGGGCGGCTTCGGATACCACTTCGGCGGTGTGGAAGCGGCGGGGCTCAGCAACGAGCTCTTCGTGTACCTTCCCGTGAACGAGGTGTGGTACGCGCTCGACACCATGCCGGGCCTGCCGCGGAGCGGCAGCGCGTCCTTCGTGCTCGGTGTGCGCGCCTTCATCGTGGGAGGGCGGGTGGGACCGGGCACGACCCTGACCGACGAGCTGTGGGAGTACTTCCCGTTCCTGAACACCTGGCTGCCGCGTCCACCGATGCCCGGTCCGCCCCGGCACCTCGCCGCGGTGTTCGCCCAGGGAAGCAAGGCCTATGTGGTGGGCGGACGCGCGGGCGACGGCAGCGCCCTGAACGATGGCTGGTGTTACGACGGCATCACCGACAGTTGGTCGGCCATCGCGCCATTGCCGGCCGCTGGACGTTTCGGGGCCGAGGGCTTCCGATGGCCCGGTGGCGGCATCGTGCTGGCTGGCGCCACGTCGGACAGCACCTTCCTGCGCGAGTGCTGGCGCTATGATGAGGCCACGGACAGCTGGTCCCCCCTGCCCGAGTTCCCGGGCGCCGCACGGAAGGGTGG is a window encoding:
- a CDS encoding HlyD family efflux transporter periplasmic adaptor subunit, with translation MNDLLKRRLTIVLGLLLIVGGVGTCNKLKESRTSPPRTEPPAQTRAVRTLTAENGPVRLSIPITGRLRAMDRMLITAEVGGTLQRTGKAFREGMTFTRGEVLFRIDDGEVRAQINAQQSAFLRTLVQLVPDLRIDLPGQAVKWEDYLKSVPVDGVLPELPKLESEQERNYLAGRGVLDQYYSIRALYERLGKYAIPAAFDGVVAAAGVEPGTIVTPGTRLGEFIAPTSLELETAIGAGELSLVKVGDTLRLTSTEGPGSWTGRILRLGESIDVSTQTVKLFVQVEGRGLRDGQYLSGRIEAGSLNEAVSVPRSALLEDGALYTVKDSVLAKQPVSILHQGVEQAVVQGLSDGQVVVTDRLSGAFEGMRVAPVKP
- a CDS encoding TetR/AcrR family transcriptional regulator encodes the protein MSGTAREQGAQERILEAARRVFTRKGMAGARMQEVADEAGINKALLHYYYRDKQRLFEGVFKGSAERQFTCIWQVLERSNDLFEGIEQFVSTYLDRMLEEPLLPQFLITELNRDPQHLLEFIDRGKAGRAHYLKLFEQARERGAIIDIDPRELLVNIMALCAHPFIARPMLTHLHGMNDEAFRRMILRRRRTVPEFIIRSIRA
- a CDS encoding MBL fold metallo-hydrolase; translated protein: MWIPAVALPLAVVLAVLLYFRTADRIGGDPAGERLERIRSLPNYREGKLHNLEPTDMNMPFTVMLKVMWTMLKGADGREPMAALPTVAFDRGAWDKVPADEVAVCWLGHSCVLIKLNGITFLTDPVFGERASTFTFAGPKRFPYTERVTVDQLPPIDVLLLSHDHYDHLCHETITQLVAKDKVGRTITALGVGAHLERWGVKAASITELAWWEEVVVGPVKLTFAPTRHFTGRGLTNRFSTLWGSFVLEGSKRIYFGADSGYSKTFKELGDRFGRFDLAMLECGAYSEYWPQIHMFPEQTAQAARDMNADVLMPIHWAQFALGLHPWKESIQRITGTAGEMRLPLFTPRIGRIVSTLGPVSSERWWEEVR
- a CDS encoding T9SS type A sorting domain-containing protein; protein product: MRMRSLLVTALLHAGPSGAQGWVQLPDLPAVARDDASAFAADSAVFVGTGMDVGFQLTNDWHRWDPATATWSTIAPMPATPRQYGTGFSVGGFGYHFGGVEAAGLSNELFVYLPVNEVWYALDTMPGLPRSGSASFVLGVRAFIVGGRVGPGTTLTDELWEYFPFLNTWLPRPPMPGPPRHLAAVFAQGSKAYVVGGRAGDGSALNDGWCYDGITDSWSAIAPLPAAGRFGAEGFRWPGGGIVLAGATSDSTFLRECWRYDEATDSWSPLPEFPGAARKGGTGAVVDGVVHYGTGSDGTQRYADWWALHADVGLQQADVPTRIVAHPNPTAGDLHLTGIRSGAPLPLSILDPAGRAVRTGTYAADRIVDVSGLPPGTYHLVLHAPGGPHTVRFIRIP